From Spirochaetales bacterium, a single genomic window includes:
- a CDS encoding helix-turn-helix transcriptional regulator, with the protein MSAREVSALSDFFKALGDPTRLKIISILAASGMLCVNGIAIRMKITQPAVSQHLKILKHAGILEADKEGVYVHYRIDRNAIEKMLDMIKKVCGNDTDACKCDECP; encoded by the coding sequence ATGTCAGCCAGAGAGGTGTCGGCACTATCCGATTTTTTCAAGGCGCTCGGAGATCCGACGCGCTTGAAGATCATTTCGATTCTCGCTGCTTCGGGCATGCTTTGTGTCAACGGCATCGCGATACGCATGAAGATAACCCAGCCGGCCGTGTCGCAGCACCTGAAGATTTTGAAACATGCGGGAATACTTGAGGCGGATAAGGAAGGTGTTTATGTTCATTACCGGATCGATAGAAATGCGATTGAAAAAATGCTCGATATGATAAAAAAGGTTTGCGGAAACGATACGGACGCCTGTAAATGTGATGAATGTCCATGA
- a CDS encoding zinc ribbon domain-containing protein yields the protein MEIKEDIRALSKKIGKKNLIMGFVLFLLGTAITAATFITAYKTGGTLYLLYGAIGFGFIQIIRGFRQWRLNDYSLIYALNKKHYGAEEPEKTWKCPKCGNVNPNTTFFCQHCSYELQ from the coding sequence ATGGAAATAAAAGAGGATATCAGGGCATTGTCAAAAAAGATCGGTAAAAAGAATTTGATTATGGGTTTTGTTCTATTTTTGCTGGGGACCGCAATAACTGCTGCGACTTTTATCACGGCTTATAAAACCGGAGGAACGCTCTATCTCCTCTATGGTGCGATCGGATTCGGATTTATTCAGATTATTCGAGGATTCAGGCAATGGCGATTGAATGATTATTCCCTTATCTATGCTTTGAATAAAAAGCACTACGGGGCGGAAGAACCTGAAAAAACATGGAAGTGCCCGAAATGCGGCAATGTGAATCCCAATACGACATTTTTCTGCCAACATTGTTCTTATGAACTGCAATAG
- a CDS encoding carbohydrate-binding domain-containing protein produces the protein MIIQRLKKMKVMFFFALLASVIFPAALWGQSLGDVNASGSIDIVDALLTAQYYVGLNPANFQSAYADVDGNGSISIVDALLIAQYYVGLITEFPAGSVQTPEPTPGITQEPGAETLIQLNGSSITVNGGGTVVNGRNVTITSGGTYTISGTLNDGRIIVDSQDELLVTLNLNGINISSSVNSPLSIMNAEDTEIVLVENTQNYITDPSNYVFDNPDDDEPNAALFSKDDLTISGDGSLTVDANYNDGIACKDDLNIKDCTITVTSVDDGIRGKNSLEIKSGANITVTSQGDCLKSDDEEDGLIEIKKCTLNLTSSGADGMEAEIAVTITHEESNVRVTAGGGSNTRPNDSVSTKGIKGVLNVLVEAGYVNVNSSDDAIHSNDTITISGGTLDIATGDDGVHADLVLDVNGGAINITKSYEGLESKVVNLNGGDIRVVADDDGINAADTEGGEGGMGMFEPGDYYININGGYIYVNITDVTPQGSTGGDGLDSNGYITMTNGTVVVHGNSNNVDSALDYNGTFTMNGGLIVGSGTSSMAMAPGGNSSAQNALLYNFTTQQSNSLVNIQTSSGSSILTFAPNKQYASIAFSSPNLTNGTTYNIYFGGSCSGTAKDGLYQNGSYSPGSQSTSFTVNGRVTTIGGGGGFPPGGF, from the coding sequence ATGATTATACAACGGTTAAAAAAAATGAAGGTGATGTTCTTTTTTGCGTTACTGGCTTCCGTTATTTTCCCTGCGGCATTATGGGGACAAAGCCTTGGCGATGTCAATGCGAGCGGTTCCATCGATATCGTGGACGCGTTATTGACGGCCCAGTATTATGTGGGGCTTAATCCCGCGAACTTCCAGTCCGCTTACGCGGATGTGGATGGAAACGGTTCGATTTCCATCGTCGATGCCCTTTTGATCGCCCAGTATTACGTGGGACTTATTACGGAGTTTCCCGCGGGTTCGGTCCAGACGCCCGAACCGACACCGGGAATCACGCAGGAACCCGGTGCGGAAACACTTATCCAGCTGAACGGATCCTCGATTACCGTCAATGGCGGCGGTACCGTGGTGAACGGCAGGAATGTGACCATTACATCGGGGGGTACCTACACCATAAGCGGAACGCTCAATGACGGGCGGATTATCGTCGATTCACAGGATGAATTGCTCGTCACCCTTAATTTGAACGGTATCAATATCAGCAGTTCAGTCAATTCACCCTTGAGTATCATGAACGCCGAAGATACGGAGATCGTTCTGGTTGAAAACACGCAAAATTACATAACTGATCCGTCGAATTACGTATTCGACAACCCCGACGACGATGAACCGAACGCAGCGCTTTTTTCAAAGGACGACCTTACCATCTCCGGTGACGGGTCGTTGACCGTCGACGCAAATTACAATGACGGTATCGCGTGTAAAGACGATCTGAATATCAAGGATTGCACGATAACGGTCACCTCCGTCGATGACGGGATCAGGGGTAAAAATTCCCTTGAAATAAAAAGCGGCGCGAATATCACCGTTACCTCGCAAGGCGATTGTCTGAAATCCGATGATGAAGAAGACGGATTGATCGAGATTAAAAAATGCACCCTGAACCTGACGTCCTCGGGGGCGGACGGGATGGAGGCGGAAATCGCCGTGACGATTACCCATGAAGAGTCCAATGTCAGAGTCACTGCGGGGGGCGGAAGCAACACAAGGCCGAACGATTCGGTTTCAACCAAGGGAATCAAGGGGGTCCTCAACGTTCTTGTCGAAGCGGGCTATGTCAATGTCAATTCATCCGACGATGCGATCCACTCGAACGACACGATAACGATCAGCGGGGGGACACTCGACATTGCCACGGGAGACGACGGCGTTCATGCCGATCTGGTCCTGGACGTGAACGGCGGTGCAATTAATATCACAAAATCGTATGAGGGGCTTGAAAGCAAGGTGGTAAACTTGAACGGCGGCGATATCCGTGTCGTTGCCGATGATGACGGCATTAATGCGGCGGACACGGAAGGCGGAGAAGGCGGGATGGGTATGTTCGAGCCCGGTGACTACTACATAAATATCAACGGCGGCTACATTTACGTGAATATTACCGATGTGACGCCTCAGGGCAGCACCGGCGGTGACGGCCTCGATAGTAACGGATATATCACGATGACGAACGGGACTGTTGTCGTCCATGGAAACAGCAATAATGTCGACAGCGCCCTCGATTATAACGGCACGTTTACAATGAACGGCGGTTTGATTGTCGGATCGGGTACTTCCAGCATGGCCATGGCCCCGGGGGGGAATTCCTCTGCTCAGAATGCGCTGCTTTATAATTTCACCACGCAGCAGTCGAACAGCCTCGTGAATATTCAAACCTCAAGCGGCAGCAGCATCCTCACCTTCGCGCCCAACAAGCAATACGCGTCGATCGCCTTTTCATCCCCGAATCTTACTAACGGCACCACCTACAACATCTACTTCGGCGGGAGTTGTTCCGGAACAGCGAAGGACGGCCTGTATCAGAACGGAAGCTATTCCCCGGGCAGTCAATCGACGAGTTTTACGGTAAACGGCAGGGTAACGACGATCGGAGGCGGCGGCGGTTTTCCTCCGGGCGGCTTCTAA
- a CDS encoding nuclear transport factor 2 family protein: MENTIVNLEQFKKLWTSIYDAGGKPDWSHILPYYDEHIYFRDSIQEIRGIGEFKKMTERLTKRSRKLEFHIHNQMMGKNIIFIEWEMRLSFKKSPTSSIYGSSRITLSEKGKIVEQRDYYDLWGDIFDNIPVFGKQYRKFIRKMFG; encoded by the coding sequence ATGGAAAATACAATTGTCAACCTGGAACAATTCAAAAAGTTGTGGACAAGCATTTATGATGCGGGCGGCAAACCCGACTGGTCCCATATTCTCCCGTATTACGATGAGCATATTTATTTCCGTGATTCGATCCAGGAAATCCGGGGTATCGGAGAATTCAAGAAAATGACGGAACGCCTGACAAAGCGTTCCCGAAAACTTGAGTTTCATATACATAACCAGATGATGGGAAAAAACATCATTTTTATCGAATGGGAAATGAGATTGAGTTTCAAAAAATCACCCACATCTTCCATTTACGGCTCAAGCCGTATAACATTATCCGAAAAAGGGAAAATCGTCGAACAAAGGGACTATTATGATTTATGGGGTGATATTTTCGACAATATCCCCGTGTTCGGAAAACAGTACAGAAAATTTATAAGGAAAATGTTTGGTTAA
- a CDS encoding SDR family NAD(P)-dependent oxidoreductase codes for MSRYFNQYRLSNISAMIKNNKRDPEECKTRFDKKLVVITGSTSGIGLYTARKYAAMGADLLCINRNREKSEQVCNELKENYDIECSYIIADLSSMTETKKIGTELANIVRPIDVMILNAGIYMTRRRITREGLELVFAVNFMSAFILTYLLKEKFIRQKKGRILYVNSEGHRFCPWGLRVDDLDFTKRTYSGLSAYGSAKLAQLLCLLIFAEEFEGSGVTVNAMHPGAVKTSTGKDNGKFYTWYKKNILERGFRSARISAEALYYLGVSGKVSEINGKFFNLTTVEEPAPPARDREAADKIWKTVKELAHFV; via the coding sequence ATTTCCAGATATTTCAATCAATACAGACTTTCCAATATCTCAGCAATGATTAAAAACAATAAACGTGATCCCGAAGAATGCAAGACCAGGTTTGATAAGAAACTCGTTGTCATTACCGGATCGACGTCGGGTATTGGATTGTATACCGCAAGAAAATATGCAGCCATGGGCGCCGACCTTCTCTGTATAAACCGGAACCGGGAAAAATCCGAACAGGTGTGTAACGAATTGAAAGAAAATTACGATATTGAATGCTCGTATATAATAGCGGATTTATCTTCGATGACGGAAACCAAAAAAATCGGCACTGAACTCGCCAACATTGTCCGGCCGATTGACGTAATGATACTGAACGCGGGAATTTATATGACCAGACGACGCATTACACGAGAAGGTCTGGAATTAGTCTTTGCCGTGAATTTTATGTCGGCGTTCATTTTGACATATCTGCTTAAGGAAAAATTCATACGTCAAAAAAAAGGACGTATTCTTTATGTCAATTCCGAAGGCCATCGTTTTTGTCCATGGGGATTACGCGTCGACGACCTTGATTTTACAAAAAGGACTTACTCCGGTCTTTCCGCATACGGATCGGCCAAACTCGCACAGTTGTTGTGTTTGTTGATTTTTGCTGAAGAATTTGAAGGTTCCGGAGTCACTGTTAACGCAATGCACCCGGGAGCGGTTAAAACCTCAACAGGTAAAGATAACGGAAAATTTTATACATGGTATAAAAAAAATATATTGGAACGGGGTTTCAGATCCGCACGCATATCGGCAGAAGCACTGTATTATCTTGGAGTATCAGGCAAGGTGTCTGAGATAAACGGCAAGTTTTTCAATCTCACGACTGTTGAGGAGCCTGCTCCACCCGCGCGAGACAGGGAAGCTGCGGATAAGATCTGGAAAACCGTTAAGGAGCTGGCCCATTTTGTCTGA
- a CDS encoding NAD(P)/FAD-dependent oxidoreductase, translating into MSEKTVYDVIICGAGMAGLTAAAYAGRAGKKVLVLEKNEYCGGLVNSFKRDGFLFDAGLRALEDAGIISPMLHDLGINMEMMRSFVSIGIENKIIKIETGDDIFRYKKLLECFYPAEKDNIAQIINIIKNIMKDMDILYGIENPFFKNIVSDLHYTLKVLLPWFFKFIFTYRKINLLNGPVENFIDTITGNRSLRDIICQHFFKNTPAFFALSYFSLYLDYQYPRGGTGRLATCLEKKARQFGVEIKIKTAVREVRPDGKKVKDHNGNIYFYKKLIWAADLKYFYAIVKTENLPVKVRNGVLKQAEKINSKRGGDSVFTLFLETGVEPEQLAGISHGHFFYTPSSRGLNGILDDRLPEILKGWPTISRSVFLQWLKDFCYYTTYEISVPVLKDEDAAPAGKSGIIVSLLFSYDLCFLIKTDGWYEEFKKEMQENIINVLNDTVFPFLRDNIIKAFSYTPLSIQRIAGASDGALTGWSFERPVPAVNKMLQAKKAVLTPVPDIYQAGQWTYSPGGVPMAILTGKIASDAVLKGLKKNK; encoded by the coding sequence TTGTCTGAAAAAACGGTTTACGATGTCATTATTTGCGGTGCAGGTATGGCCGGGCTCACTGCTGCTGCATATGCCGGCCGGGCGGGCAAAAAAGTGCTCGTCTTGGAGAAAAATGAATATTGCGGCGGATTGGTCAATTCCTTTAAAAGAGACGGATTCCTTTTTGACGCCGGGCTCCGCGCGCTTGAGGATGCCGGAATAATTTCTCCCATGCTTCATGATCTTGGAATCAATATGGAAATGATGAGAAGCTTTGTATCAATCGGTATCGAAAATAAAATAATCAAGATAGAAACCGGGGATGATATTTTCCGATACAAAAAGCTTCTGGAATGTTTTTATCCCGCAGAAAAAGACAATATTGCGCAGATTATAAACATCATTAAAAATATAATGAAAGATATGGATATACTCTACGGTATCGAAAATCCCTTTTTCAAGAATATTGTATCCGACTTGCACTATACGCTCAAAGTATTATTACCCTGGTTCTTTAAATTTATTTTTACCTATCGTAAAATTAATCTGCTGAACGGACCGGTAGAGAACTTTATCGATACGATTACCGGCAACAGGTCGCTTCGGGACATCATATGCCAGCACTTCTTTAAAAATACACCGGCATTTTTTGCGTTAAGCTATTTTTCGCTGTATCTGGATTATCAATATCCCAGAGGAGGTACCGGCCGGCTGGCTACCTGTCTCGAGAAAAAGGCCAGACAGTTTGGTGTGGAAATAAAAATCAAGACTGCTGTCCGTGAGGTACGGCCCGACGGGAAAAAGGTAAAAGATCACAATGGAAATATATATTTTTATAAAAAACTGATCTGGGCGGCAGACCTGAAATACTTTTATGCCATAGTGAAAACCGAAAACCTGCCGGTTAAGGTCCGTAACGGAGTATTGAAACAGGCTGAAAAAATTAATTCGAAACGCGGAGGAGATTCAGTCTTTACCTTATTTCTTGAAACCGGCGTCGAACCGGAGCAATTGGCCGGTATTTCGCATGGCCATTTTTTCTATACACCGTCGTCGCGGGGGCTCAATGGTATTCTCGATGATCGATTACCGGAGATCCTGAAAGGCTGGCCCACTATATCGCGTTCCGTTTTTTTACAATGGTTAAAGGATTTTTGTTATTATACGACCTACGAAATTTCGGTTCCGGTTTTAAAAGACGAGGATGCTGCTCCCGCAGGTAAATCAGGAATTATTGTCAGCCTGTTATTTAGCTATGACCTCTGTTTTCTGATCAAGACTGACGGTTGGTACGAGGAATTTAAAAAAGAAATGCAGGAAAATATTATTAATGTCCTCAATGATACGGTGTTTCCTTTTCTGCGTGACAATATCATAAAAGCTTTTTCATATACACCTCTCTCCATTCAACGTATAGCAGGGGCAAGTGACGGTGCTCTTACCGGTTGGTCGTTTGAACGGCCGGTCCCTGCGGTGAATAAAATGTTGCAGGCAAAAAAGGCTGTTCTGACGCCCGTACCCGATATATATCAGGCAGGACAATGGACATATAGTCCGGGAGGTGTGCCGATGGCGATTTTGACCGGTAAAATAGCATCGGATGCTGTTTTAAAGGGATTAAAAAAGAATAAATAA
- the smpB gene encoding SsrA-binding protein SmpB — MPEKSGQYKNVAVNRKARFNYTVEDSLECGIELKGTEVKSVKAGKLSYTDSYAKVENDELWLVGLHISPYDFGNIHNHDPDRIRKLLAHKQEIKRLKRKIMEKGLTLIPLRFYLVKGLLKVEIGICKGKKTYDKREDIKKRDLKRIVEREYKI, encoded by the coding sequence ATGCCTGAAAAATCGGGGCAATATAAAAATGTCGCGGTCAACCGCAAGGCCCGGTTCAACTACACAGTAGAAGACTCCCTCGAATGCGGCATCGAACTCAAGGGAACGGAAGTCAAATCCGTCAAGGCGGGAAAATTGTCCTATACCGATTCATACGCGAAGGTGGAAAACGACGAACTCTGGCTTGTGGGACTCCATATTTCACCGTACGATTTCGGTAACATACATAATCACGATCCCGACAGAATACGAAAACTCCTCGCCCATAAACAGGAAATCAAACGGCTGAAGCGGAAAATCATGGAAAAGGGCTTGACGCTCATCCCCTTGCGGTTTTATCTTGTAAAAGGACTCCTGAAAGTGGAAATAGGGATATGCAAAGGGAAAAAGACCTACGACAAACGGGAGGATATCAAGAAACGGGACTTAAAGCGTATCGTCGAACGTGAATATAAAATATAG
- a CDS encoding SUMF1/EgtB/PvdO family nonheme iron enzyme, with product MAKEKEPLPDFSDVTVTLKPIFGIRPETYLPVVYAGILILLIFVILILPGLVSHGSLVTFSSVPSKAIVSVDGKYIGSTPITVFVKSGPREIEIRKPFYSTQTVKENIDGGVFGTLFFPLKTDLSFSLSVDDGAGLAAAAAIDFAGFGMLREFTLDYQLPPILTDAAEAVKTGDNEVTNDLEAMLFNALLFVDSESELHQALAGAAMIETGGKPMNQYSFITLIRKIIQRKEAHEYFPCWLSRCLSKRKFKPHPDSAYTSLFDQLTGSTWFTSNVASLAGRLNAFKESRGSSPGRAAISAGGIGFIAFSGGDYLAGNTERLASGFETDAGDIPHEAHANPFYISEAEITNAQFKRFIDERPEWAPSNRDILVREEKATEHYLEHWQGGSPSGRLEDIPVTHVSWYAAAAYCDWLSDKIGGSLRARLPLETEWEWCAKKSELTGTARDYFEENITATGPHSAGRRDSLGLRDLFGNVWEWCGDWFFPAGYFFTERDETVGAQPSDTLQGVEKVVRGGSWANTRKENIFSFTRGAQPPSWCTEFCGFRVVISER from the coding sequence ATGGCAAAAGAAAAAGAACCATTACCTGATTTTTCCGATGTGACGGTGACACTCAAACCGATATTCGGCATCCGGCCGGAGACCTATCTTCCGGTCGTCTATGCCGGCATTCTCATTCTTCTGATTTTCGTGATCCTCATTCTTCCCGGTCTTGTATCACACGGATCGCTTGTCACCTTTTCTTCCGTTCCTTCAAAGGCGATAGTGTCGGTCGACGGAAAATATATCGGTTCGACACCGATCACCGTTTTTGTAAAGAGCGGCCCGCGTGAGATCGAGATACGCAAACCCTTCTATTCGACGCAAACGGTAAAGGAAAACATCGACGGCGGCGTATTCGGTACGCTTTTTTTCCCGCTTAAAACCGATTTGTCATTCAGCCTTTCCGTCGATGACGGCGCTGGACTCGCCGCCGCCGCCGCGATAGATTTTGCAGGGTTCGGGATGCTCAGGGAGTTTACCCTCGATTACCAGCTTCCACCGATTCTTACCGATGCCGCTGAGGCCGTCAAAACCGGTGATAATGAGGTAACAAACGACCTTGAAGCGATGCTTTTTAACGCTTTGCTGTTTGTCGATTCGGAATCCGAACTGCACCAGGCGCTGGCCGGAGCGGCGATGATCGAGACGGGCGGCAAGCCCATGAATCAGTATTCCTTTATTACATTGATTCGTAAAATCATACAACGTAAAGAAGCGCATGAATATTTCCCGTGCTGGCTTTCCCGCTGCCTGTCAAAGCGAAAATTCAAACCTCATCCCGACTCCGCATATACCTCGCTTTTCGATCAATTGACCGGTTCGACATGGTTTACATCGAATGTCGCCTCGCTTGCAGGCAGACTGAACGCTTTCAAAGAATCTCGGGGAAGCTCGCCCGGGCGCGCTGCAATATCCGCCGGCGGAATCGGGTTTATCGCTTTTTCCGGCGGGGATTATCTTGCGGGCAATACCGAACGGTTGGCATCCGGATTCGAAACGGATGCGGGTGACATTCCCCATGAGGCACACGCGAATCCTTTTTACATCTCCGAAGCCGAAATCACCAATGCCCAGTTCAAGCGATTTATCGATGAAAGGCCCGAATGGGCCCCGTCGAACAGGGATATCCTTGTCCGTGAAGAAAAGGCGACGGAGCACTATCTCGAACACTGGCAGGGTGGTTCTCCTTCCGGCCGCCTTGAGGATATCCCGGTGACACACGTGTCCTGGTATGCGGCGGCGGCTTACTGCGATTGGCTTTCAGATAAAATCGGGGGATCGCTCAGGGCACGGCTTCCCCTTGAAACCGAATGGGAATGGTGCGCGAAAAAATCGGAGCTCACCGGGACGGCGAGGGATTATTTTGAAGAGAATATTACGGCGACCGGGCCGCATTCTGCCGGACGCAGGGACTCATTGGGGTTGCGTGATCTCTTTGGCAATGTGTGGGAATGGTGCGGCGACTGGTTTTTCCCCGCGGGATATTTTTTTACAGAAAGGGACGAAACCGTCGGTGCCCAACCTTCCGATACACTTCAGGGAGTTGAAAAGGTCGTTCGCGGGGGATCGTGGGCGAACACGCGCAAAGAAAATATCTTTTCCTTTACACGGGGAGCCCAGCCGCCGTCATGGTGTACCGAATTTTGCGGTTTTCGTGTCGTGATATCGGAGCGGTAA
- the lepB gene encoding signal peptidase I, whose translation MDNFLSVLRKKTEAFLTWRKRRKLIKREKLRRKNVVADWVEAFLSAVVIVFFINQYILQAYQIPTGSMIATLMEGDRIFVDKLSYGPELLPGLFKLPGLKKIERAEIAIFESPEYESKGTLTDIITRIVYMMTFSLVDLDRDEYGNPAKHFLIKRVMGVPGDLLRMRKGLLQIRPEGEQEWYKEDALKEKMKLNYNLNKRFYSERDYSLFELAAPLTVFHEESIPYSQETKEKVDDLIFLGTNNEGKNVWGPSKNLDFTYVDMVRFRTKSEIRPYDTVNKREWRKNHIGRFIPPGSIFPMGDNRDDSRDARFFGPVMKKKVLGKSLFRFWPLNRFGGIR comes from the coding sequence ATGGACAACTTCCTTTCGGTACTCCGGAAGAAAACGGAAGCGTTTCTTACCTGGAGAAAAAGAAGAAAACTCATAAAAAGGGAGAAATTACGGAGAAAGAACGTTGTCGCGGACTGGGTCGAGGCATTTCTCTCCGCCGTGGTGATTGTTTTTTTTATCAATCAGTACATTCTCCAGGCATATCAGATACCGACCGGTTCCATGATCGCGACGTTGATGGAAGGGGACCGGATCTTCGTCGACAAGCTTTCATACGGCCCGGAGCTTCTCCCCGGTCTTTTCAAACTTCCCGGCCTGAAAAAAATCGAACGGGCCGAAATCGCCATATTCGAAAGTCCTGAATACGAATCGAAAGGGACACTCACCGACATTATCACCCGAATCGTTTACATGATGACCTTTTCCCTTGTCGATCTCGACAGGGATGAATACGGCAATCCCGCAAAACACTTTCTTATCAAACGTGTCATGGGGGTTCCGGGCGATTTGCTCCGTATGCGAAAGGGACTTCTCCAGATCCGGCCGGAAGGAGAACAGGAGTGGTACAAAGAGGATGCGCTTAAAGAAAAGATGAAGTTGAACTATAACCTCAACAAGCGATTCTATTCGGAAAGGGATTACTCGCTTTTTGAACTTGCCGCGCCATTGACGGTCTTTCACGAGGAATCGATTCCGTATTCGCAGGAAACGAAAGAAAAAGTCGACGATTTGATTTTTCTTGGCACGAACAACGAAGGAAAGAATGTCTGGGGTCCCAGTAAAAATCTTGATTTCACCTATGTCGATATGGTACGGTTCAGAACAAAGAGTGAAATTCGTCCGTATGATACGGTGAATAAACGTGAATGGAGAAAAAATCATATCGGCCGTTTTATTCCTCCCGGCTCGATCTTTCCCATGGGAGACAATCGGGACGATTCGCGTGATGCCCGTTTTTTTGGTCCGGTCATGAAAAAAAAGGTGCTGGGAAAATCCCTTTTCAGGTTCTGGCCCCTGAACCGGTTTGGCGGTATCAGGTAA
- the lepB gene encoding signal peptidase I — protein MRHIHGVEVYWRRKKKNTVVSGIIKVVLLFIVFYLFITHFFISSCIVESSSMHPALQKGDRIFSSPILYGPAIPFIPQRIAGIQKPHRGDVVVIIPPYYTNDNIFLQCIAPFIRFFTFQRASIVNTPGGRRISRHTVKRIIGLPGDVVMMRQFKAYIKPAGSSDFTPETSLIKKNYAVTIDKDYFVEGWNDSLPFSGDTEPMFLGEDQYFVLGDNRTSSSDSRSWGPISFFDISAKTILRYWPLNKFGPP, from the coding sequence ATGAGACATATTCACGGCGTCGAAGTCTACTGGCGAAGAAAAAAGAAGAATACCGTTGTTTCGGGGATAATCAAGGTCGTTCTTCTTTTTATCGTTTTTTATCTTTTTATCACACACTTTTTCATCTCTTCCTGTATCGTCGAATCCTCTTCAATGCATCCCGCATTACAAAAAGGAGACAGAATTTTCTCGAGCCCGATCCTCTATGGTCCTGCGATCCCCTTCATACCGCAGCGGATCGCGGGCATTCAAAAACCGCATCGTGGTGATGTTGTGGTGATAATCCCCCCTTATTACACAAACGATAATATCTTCCTCCAATGCATTGCGCCGTTCATCCGTTTTTTTACCTTTCAGCGGGCGAGTATCGTCAATACGCCTGGCGGCAGGCGTATAAGCCGTCATACGGTAAAACGGATCATCGGTCTTCCCGGTGATGTGGTGATGATGCGGCAGTTCAAGGCGTATATCAAACCGGCCGGCTCATCCGACTTTACACCAGAAACGTCACTCATCAAAAAGAATTATGCCGTTACTATCGATAAGGATTATTTTGTCGAGGGATGGAACGACTCGCTTCCTTTTTCCGGAGACACGGAACCCATGTTTCTCGGAGAGGACCAATACTTTGTTCTCGGTGACAATAGAACCTCATCCAGCGATTCACGCTCATGGGGTCCCATTTCCTTTTTCGATATTTCTGCAAAAACAATCCTCCGCTACTGGCCTCTGAACAAATTTGGACCTCCGTAA